The Chryseobacterium nakagawai genome has a segment encoding these proteins:
- a CDS encoding MFS transporter — protein sequence MKSKRNLYVLALGVFGITTTEFGVIGVLPEIASSFNISIEKAGWLLSAFALIVAVFGPFMLVALSAFKRKNLLVSSLLIFAVANILSAYIENFYALLAIRMIPAFFHPVYWSIALSVAEKTSNPSNTSKAVSIIFSGLTLATVLGVPLATLMSDLFSWQSSFLLTAFINIVALIGVQFLLPAIEKGTETQATFDLKIFQNKSLWMGLSIAFFTIAAMYSTYGYMADFLKNVTHMNGKQIGMMLFMFGTVGISGNRIAGKYMSRFPFQTTYTFLILLAGIHVFIYWYGSFFVPMVWIIGFWGLIHSGGFLISNINVTSSASGSSEFINSIFTSCGNFAVTAGTLFGGFWIAHYGIENIMGSSILILIFALIMVCIKKKLVK from the coding sequence ATGAAATCGAAAAGAAATCTTTATGTGCTTGCATTAGGGGTATTCGGGATTACCACTACAGAGTTTGGAGTTATTGGCGTATTACCGGAAATAGCATCTTCTTTCAATATTTCCATTGAAAAGGCTGGCTGGCTTCTGAGTGCTTTTGCTTTGATCGTAGCTGTTTTTGGGCCTTTTATGCTTGTTGCATTGTCTGCATTCAAAAGAAAAAACCTGCTGGTTTCTTCCCTGCTTATTTTTGCGGTTGCTAATATTCTTTCCGCTTATATAGAAAATTTTTATGCATTATTGGCGATTAGAATGATTCCTGCTTTTTTTCACCCCGTTTATTGGTCTATTGCTTTATCCGTTGCTGAAAAGACTTCCAATCCTTCCAATACATCAAAAGCGGTAAGTATTATTTTTTCCGGACTTACACTGGCCACTGTTTTAGGAGTGCCATTGGCCACTTTAATGTCTGATCTATTTTCCTGGCAGTCTTCCTTCTTACTTACAGCCTTCATTAATATTGTGGCATTAATCGGAGTTCAATTCTTGCTGCCGGCCATTGAAAAAGGAACTGAAACTCAGGCAACATTTGATCTTAAAATTTTTCAGAATAAAAGCCTCTGGATGGGGTTATCCATAGCATTTTTCACTATTGCCGCAATGTATTCTACCTACGGATATATGGCTGATTTTCTTAAAAATGTAACCCATATGAATGGTAAACAGATCGGTATGATGCTTTTTATGTTTGGTACAGTGGGGATTTCAGGAAATAGAATCGCAGGAAAATATATGAGCAGGTTCCCGTTTCAGACCACGTATACCTTCCTGATTTTACTGGCTGGTATCCATGTATTCATCTATTGGTATGGAAGTTTTTTTGTTCCTATGGTCTGGATTATCGGCTTTTGGGGACTGATTCATTCCGGTGGTTTTCTCATCAGCAATATCAATGTTACTTCTTCGGCTTCCGGCTCTTCAGAATTCATCAACAGTATTTTTACTTCCTGTGGAAATTTTGCAGTCACAGCCGGAACTTTATTCGGAGGTTTCTGGATTGCTCATTATGGCATTGAAAACATTATGGGATCAAGCATTTTGATTTTGATCTTTGCTTTAATAATGGTCTGCATTAAGAAAAAACTTGTGAAATAA
- a CDS encoding TetR/AcrR family transcriptional regulator has translation MSKPRERILSTTLLLFHKQGFNSTGINQIIEEANVSKASFYQHFKSKDELCIEFLNKRYDYWVSELKKFISGALGSEEKILKSFDFLMYMNEKENFRGCSFWNILSEIPADKEEIHSVLRYHKNKLRIFFNDEMKDEKIAAHIYLLFESSILTSQLYRSNEFIETSKTIIKNILHSSH, from the coding sequence ATGTCCAAACCTCGTGAAAGAATATTAAGTACCACCCTGCTTCTGTTTCATAAGCAAGGTTTTAACAGTACCGGCATTAATCAGATCATTGAAGAAGCCAATGTTTCAAAGGCAAGCTTCTATCAGCATTTTAAGTCAAAAGATGAGCTGTGTATTGAATTCCTCAACAAAAGATATGATTATTGGGTCTCGGAACTGAAAAAGTTCATCTCCGGAGCTTTAGGCTCTGAAGAAAAGATTCTGAAATCTTTTGATTTTCTGATGTATATGAATGAAAAAGAAAATTTCAGAGGCTGCAGTTTCTGGAATATCTTATCTGAAATACCTGCTGATAAAGAGGAAATCCATTCCGTTCTCCGCTATCATAAGAATAAGCTGAGAATCTTCTTCAATGATGAAATGAAGGATGAAAAGATAGCAGCCCATATCTATCTCCTTTTTGAAAGCTCAATACTTACCAGCCAGCTCTATAGGTCCAATGAGTTTATTGAAACCTCTAAAACTATTATTAAAAATATACTTCATTCCTCACACTAA
- a CDS encoding M1 family metallopeptidase, with product MKKVRLLALFLVVFNSGYHAQTKSLSKIESGVSYELAQFRKSTLSEIKYELSLKIPESKSERISGTEVLTFNYKKKDETSLLIDFKEDPASLLSVSVNGHTIKPVLENEHVVIDAKYLKSGSNQINFNFLAGNGALNRRDGYLYALFVPDRARTMFPCFDQPNLKANYSLTLTMPEKWSAISNGKLEDTFVQQGQKTLRFNQSDLLPTYLFSFAAGDFKNHTEKISQQDSRILYRETDSAKIKNSMDSIFTLYRNSLAYYERWTGIKHPFQKHGMAAIPDFQFGGMEHPGAILFQNSTLFLDKNATQNQLNNRSNLIAHEVAHLWFGDMVTMDWFNDVWMKEVFANFMADKSTGASSDKSIYDLKFLTTHFPAAYSVDRTLGANPIRQVLDNLQNAGMMYGPIIYNKAPIMMRQLELLIGEEDFRKGVNEYLAKYAYNNASWPDLITILDNHTPKDLQSWNKVWVNDPGRPVIDYDIKYKGNTIERFTISQKPEYGKEQKSWPQEFEISLFYTDRIEKVNVKLDGKQQDVSELKGKIRPLFILQNSSGIGYGVFKTDKTLLSNFSLVKDPINRASAYISLYENMLNGSEVKAQELLYFFAEQLPKETTELNLRLITGYSSSIYWNFLPESSRLKESGNMEDKLWKALQVQTAKNNKKIVFDGYQSIFQSQQAYDNLYTIWKSQIPPQGVSLNDEDFTNLALALSLRNSNNNDLLQEQLGRIKNPDRVNRFKIIMQAASSDQKVRDDFFNGLTQKQNRSNESAVGSAVSYLHHPLRQQTSVHYLSKTLDILQEIQKTGDIFFPDNWLRSTFSSYQDPKALDVVNQFLLKNPNYNAILKNKILQATDNLRRAQKLVK from the coding sequence ATGAAAAAAGTACGTCTATTAGCATTATTTCTTGTCGTTTTTAATAGTGGGTATCATGCACAAACGAAATCATTATCTAAAATTGAATCCGGAGTATCGTATGAATTGGCTCAGTTTAGAAAAAGTACATTAAGTGAGATTAAATATGAACTCAGTCTGAAAATTCCTGAAAGCAAATCGGAAAGGATTTCCGGAACTGAAGTTCTTACTTTTAACTATAAAAAAAAGGATGAAACGTCATTGTTAATAGATTTTAAAGAAGACCCTGCTTCGCTTTTATCAGTATCGGTGAATGGCCACACGATAAAGCCTGTTCTTGAAAACGAACATGTGGTGATTGATGCCAAATACCTTAAGTCAGGTTCCAACCAGATTAATTTCAATTTTCTGGCTGGAAATGGAGCATTAAACAGACGCGATGGATATTTGTATGCCTTATTTGTACCTGATCGTGCCAGAACCATGTTTCCATGTTTCGATCAGCCCAATCTGAAAGCTAATTATTCTCTCACTTTAACCATGCCTGAAAAATGGAGTGCCATATCCAACGGAAAATTGGAAGATACTTTTGTACAACAAGGGCAGAAAACACTACGCTTTAATCAATCAGATTTACTTCCAACGTATCTGTTTTCTTTTGCAGCCGGAGATTTTAAAAACCATACAGAGAAAATCAGTCAACAAGATTCCAGAATTTTATACCGTGAAACGGATTCTGCGAAAATTAAAAATAGTATGGACTCTATCTTTACACTCTATCGTAATTCTCTTGCTTATTATGAAAGATGGACCGGTATAAAACATCCTTTTCAAAAACATGGAATGGCAGCTATTCCAGACTTTCAATTTGGCGGAATGGAACACCCCGGAGCTATACTATTTCAAAATTCAACCTTGTTTTTAGATAAAAATGCAACACAAAATCAGCTGAATAACCGTTCAAACCTGATTGCCCATGAAGTGGCTCACCTTTGGTTCGGAGATATGGTGACGATGGATTGGTTCAATGATGTCTGGATGAAGGAGGTTTTTGCTAATTTTATGGCTGACAAAAGTACCGGAGCATCCTCAGATAAAAGCATTTACGATCTGAAATTTTTAACGACCCATTTTCCGGCAGCCTATTCTGTAGACCGTACTTTGGGAGCGAATCCTATCAGACAGGTATTAGATAACTTACAGAATGCAGGGATGATGTATGGTCCAATTATTTATAATAAGGCACCCATTATGATGCGTCAATTGGAATTGCTGATCGGGGAAGAAGATTTCCGAAAAGGAGTCAATGAATACCTTGCCAAATATGCTTACAACAATGCTAGCTGGCCGGATCTTATTACCATTCTGGATAATCATACCCCCAAAGATTTACAAAGCTGGAATAAAGTATGGGTGAATGATCCCGGCAGACCAGTGATCGATTATGATATAAAATACAAAGGCAATACAATAGAACGTTTTACCATATCCCAAAAACCGGAATATGGAAAAGAACAGAAATCGTGGCCTCAGGAATTTGAGATCAGTTTATTTTACACTGACAGAATTGAGAAAGTGAATGTAAAACTGGATGGAAAGCAACAGGATGTTTCTGAATTAAAAGGAAAAATAAGACCTCTGTTTATCCTGCAAAACTCATCGGGAATAGGGTATGGAGTCTTCAAGACAGACAAAACGCTCCTATCAAACTTTTCATTGGTAAAAGATCCTATCAACCGTGCCAGTGCCTATATTTCGTTGTATGAAAATATGCTGAACGGTTCAGAAGTGAAGGCTCAGGAATTATTGTATTTTTTTGCAGAACAGCTGCCAAAGGAAACTACGGAACTGAACCTTCGTTTAATTACAGGATATAGTTCTTCTATTTATTGGAACTTCTTACCTGAAAGTTCCAGACTGAAAGAATCAGGAAATATGGAAGATAAACTATGGAAAGCGTTACAGGTGCAGACAGCAAAAAACAATAAGAAAATTGTGTTTGATGGGTATCAGAGTATTTTCCAGTCTCAGCAGGCGTATGATAATCTGTACACGATCTGGAAGTCTCAGATCCCACCACAAGGAGTATCACTTAATGATGAAGACTTCACAAATCTTGCTCTTGCTTTATCATTAAGGAATTCAAATAATAATGATTTGCTGCAAGAACAATTGGGTAGAATTAAAAATCCGGATCGGGTGAATCGTTTTAAGATTATTATGCAAGCTGCTTCATCCGACCAGAAAGTGCGTGACGATTTTTTCAACGGGCTTACGCAAAAACAGAACAGATCCAATGAATCTGCGGTGGGCTCAGCGGTGAGTTATCTGCACCATCCATTAAGACAACAGACTTCCGTGCATTATCTTTCTAAGACTTTGGATATTTTACAGGAAATTCAGAAAACAGGAGATATATTTTTCCCGGATAATTGGCTTCGTTCCACATTTAGTAGTTATCAGGACCCAAAAGCACTTGATGTGGTTAATCAGTTTCTTCTGAAAAACCCCAATTATAATGCTATTTTGAAAAATAAGATCTTACAGGCAACGGATAATCTGAGAAGAGCTCAGAAGTTGGTGAAATGA
- a CDS encoding cupin-like domain-containing protein has translation MGILLKPIDIVDDISQEDFREKYLKPRKPVVIKNMARNWPAYQKWTMEYMKEVVGDVVVPLYDSAKADPAAPINTPTTKMPFGEYVDLIQREPTDLRIFFFDPIKFAPKLLDDYIPPKNLMGGFLDKYPSMFFGGKGSVTFLHYDIDMPHIFHTHFNGRKHVLLFEYKWKTRLYKLPYATYALEDYDISNPDFEKFPALDGIEGIECYLEHGDTLFMPTGWWHWMKYLDGSFSLSLRAWDKSWSVKAHSLWNLAVQRNFDNFMKGRYKKRYMDWKERKSVERANIALKKGLPK, from the coding sequence ATGGGCATACTCCTTAAACCAATTGATATTGTAGATGACATTTCACAGGAAGATTTCCGTGAGAAATATCTTAAGCCTCGCAAGCCAGTGGTAATCAAAAATATGGCAAGAAATTGGCCTGCATATCAAAAATGGACAATGGAGTACATGAAGGAAGTGGTTGGCGATGTTGTTGTACCTTTATATGACAGTGCTAAAGCGGATCCTGCAGCTCCCATTAACACTCCGACCACCAAAATGCCTTTTGGTGAATACGTAGATCTGATCCAGCGAGAACCTACGGATCTGAGAATCTTCTTTTTTGATCCTATTAAGTTTGCTCCTAAATTGTTGGATGATTATATCCCACCTAAAAACCTAATGGGGGGATTCCTTGATAAATACCCGAGCATGTTCTTCGGTGGTAAAGGTTCTGTAACGTTCCTTCATTATGATATTGATATGCCGCATATCTTCCATACTCATTTCAACGGAAGAAAGCATGTTCTTCTCTTCGAATATAAGTGGAAAACCCGTTTGTATAAGCTTCCTTATGCAACGTATGCTCTGGAAGATTATGATATTTCCAACCCTGATTTTGAAAAATTCCCGGCACTGGATGGGATCGAAGGAATAGAATGTTATCTTGAGCATGGAGATACCCTGTTTATGCCTACCGGTTGGTGGCACTGGATGAAATACCTGGATGGTTCTTTCTCTCTTTCGCTTCGTGCATGGGATAAAAGCTGGTCTGTAAAGGCTCATTCTTTATGGAACCTTGCTGTTCAACGTAATTTTGATAATTTCATGAAAGGAAGGTATAAAAAAAGATACATGGATTGGAAGGAAAGAAAATCTGTTGAAAGAGCCAATATAGCTCTGAAGAAGGGACTTCCGAAATAA
- a CDS encoding winged helix-turn-helix transcriptional regulator codes for MPQFFHDKRLYYTPIEFALSHIGGTWKMPILWRLQEKPLRFSELKKDIPHITDKMLTSQLRELESKEMIHREVYPVVPPKVEYSLTEKGKKAIPVIETIMKYGYDLIQDSGIIFPPKE; via the coding sequence ATGCCTCAGTTTTTCCACGATAAAAGATTGTATTATACTCCTATTGAATTTGCATTAAGCCATATTGGCGGTACCTGGAAGATGCCTATTTTATGGCGGTTACAAGAAAAACCACTTCGCTTTAGTGAACTGAAAAAAGATATTCCTCATATCACAGACAAAATGCTGACCAGCCAGCTTCGGGAGCTGGAAAGCAAGGAAATGATTCATCGTGAAGTATATCCTGTTGTTCCTCCAAAAGTAGAGTACAGTCTTACGGAAAAAGGGAAAAAAGCAATTCCTGTTATTGAAACCATCATGAAGTATGGATATGACTTGATTCAGGATTCAGGAATTATATTTCCACCTAAAGAATAA
- the putP gene encoding sodium/proline symporter PutP, which yields MQLYEGISVGLYLLLMIGIGIYSYRKSTNNSEEFLIGGRKMGAAVTALSAGAADMSGWLLMGVPGAMYLSGISSSWIAIGLTLGAFLNYIIVAPRLRIYTEVAQNAITLPVFFENRFKNKNHLLKITSSIFILVFFTLYTSAGMVSGGKLFESAFGMDYTVGLLLTSLVVVLYTFLGGFLAVSLTDFVQGTIMVLALVIVPIVAIIQIGGVGETLSLIEAKDPNYLDLFRGTTTVSIMSLLAWGLGYCGQPHILVRFMAIDKPKDLIKARRIGITWMIFTVAGALAIGLVGIAYLQKFDIETMMKFDGSKTEAETIFIYFSRILFHPFIAGFLLTAILAAVMSTISSQLLVTSSSLTEDIYKAFLNKKATPKQLLMASRLSVLLVAIIAVLLSLNPKDSILNLVGNAWAGFGSAFGPLILLSLLWKKTTWQGGLAGMLVGGITVLAWVYLQHPLKDWYEIIPGFILSLLTNIIVSLFTYKPDTVIESEFDEVKKIMLEP from the coding sequence ATGCAATTATATGAAGGGATTTCTGTGGGGTTGTATCTATTATTGATGATAGGTATAGGCATATATTCTTATAGAAAATCAACAAATAACTCGGAGGAGTTTTTAATTGGAGGACGAAAAATGGGAGCTGCTGTGACAGCGCTGTCTGCAGGGGCTGCCGATATGAGTGGCTGGCTGCTGATGGGAGTTCCGGGAGCAATGTATCTGTCTGGGATTTCCAGCTCATGGATTGCGATAGGGCTAACACTTGGGGCTTTTCTCAATTACATTATTGTCGCACCAAGACTCAGAATTTATACCGAAGTGGCTCAAAATGCCATTACATTACCCGTATTTTTTGAAAACAGGTTTAAAAATAAAAACCATCTTCTGAAGATCACTTCTTCTATCTTTATTCTCGTGTTTTTTACCCTCTATACTTCAGCAGGAATGGTATCTGGCGGAAAGCTTTTCGAATCAGCGTTCGGAATGGATTATACCGTAGGATTACTGTTGACGAGTTTGGTAGTGGTCTTATACACCTTCTTAGGCGGATTCCTTGCAGTAAGCCTTACCGATTTTGTACAGGGAACCATTATGGTGTTGGCTTTGGTTATTGTACCTATTGTTGCCATTATTCAGATTGGCGGAGTAGGAGAGACTTTATCGTTGATTGAGGCTAAAGATCCAAATTACCTGGATCTATTCAGAGGAACCACCACCGTGAGTATTATGTCTTTATTGGCTTGGGGATTAGGATATTGTGGACAACCACATATTTTGGTTCGTTTCATGGCTATTGATAAACCAAAAGACCTGATTAAAGCGAGAAGAATCGGAATTACCTGGATGATTTTTACGGTGGCAGGAGCCTTAGCGATTGGTTTAGTAGGAATTGCTTATCTGCAAAAATTTGACATAGAAACGATGATGAAATTTGACGGATCAAAGACAGAGGCAGAAACAATTTTTATTTATTTTTCCCGTATTTTATTCCATCCGTTTATTGCAGGATTCCTATTGACAGCAATTCTTGCAGCAGTAATGAGTACCATTTCTTCTCAGCTATTGGTCACTTCAAGTTCATTAACGGAGGATATTTATAAGGCTTTCCTGAATAAAAAAGCAACACCAAAGCAGCTTCTGATGGCGAGTAGACTTTCTGTTTTATTAGTAGCGATTATTGCTGTTCTTTTATCACTAAATCCTAAAGACAGTATCCTTAATCTGGTAGGAAATGCCTGGGCAGGATTTGGCTCCGCATTCGGACCGTTGATTTTGTTGTCTCTTTTATGGAAGAAAACAACATGGCAGGGAGGTTTGGCCGGAATGTTAGTGGGAGGAATCACCGTGCTGGCATGGGTATACCTTCAGCATCCGTTGAAAGACTGGTATGAAATAATTCCTGGATTCATTCTTTCTTTATTGACCAATATTATTGTTTCCTTATTCACTTACAAACCTGATACGGTTATTGAAAGCGAGTTCGATGAAGTTAAAAAAATTATGCTGGAACCATAA
- a CDS encoding tail fiber domain-containing protein → MQKTHSAVFRLCLIGSISISSLFYSQAGRIGINTPDPKATLDITAKTNGSSQAEGLMIPRLTGDQIQTMTASIQSGSESLMIYATATPASPTSKVAKITQPGYYFWNGTSWESMGVNSNIYTSDGAITTALASRNVDLNGKNLVFSGIGSVGIGTAPSATAKLDVAGTVKASAIDYNSDERLKQNITEIKSSQEIISKLKPVSYFWNETGKKKGGNAQLQYGLVAQEVEKVLPNIVSTDNDGYKSVNYNELIPLLLQTVQEQGKKIEELQKALQHLKKSK, encoded by the coding sequence GTGCAGAAGACTCATTCTGCAGTGTTCAGGCTATGCCTCATCGGAAGTATTTCCATCTCTTCATTATTTTATTCTCAGGCCGGTAGAATCGGGATAAACACCCCAGATCCAAAAGCTACACTGGATATTACCGCTAAAACAAATGGAAGTTCACAGGCTGAAGGGCTTATGATTCCCAGGCTTACCGGAGATCAGATTCAAACGATGACGGCAAGCATCCAGTCCGGAAGTGAATCTCTAATGATTTACGCTACTGCCACACCAGCTTCCCCTACTTCAAAAGTAGCCAAGATCACCCAACCCGGTTATTATTTCTGGAACGGAACCAGCTGGGAAAGTATGGGAGTTAATTCTAATATTTACACTTCAGATGGAGCTATTACAACCGCTTTGGCTTCAAGAAATGTAGATCTGAACGGTAAAAACCTTGTCTTTTCCGGCATTGGCAGTGTAGGGATTGGAACGGCTCCTTCAGCCACTGCAAAACTGGATGTTGCCGGAACGGTAAAAGCAAGCGCTATAGATTATAATTCTGATGAAAGATTAAAACAAAATATTACCGAAATAAAGTCTTCCCAAGAAATTATCAGTAAGCTAAAACCTGTTTCTTATTTCTGGAATGAAACCGGAAAAAAGAAAGGCGGAAATGCTCAGCTTCAGTATGGTCTTGTTGCTCAGGAAGTAGAGAAAGTACTGCCCAACATCGTAAGTACCGATAATGATGGATATAAATCTGTCAATTATAATGAATTGATTCCCCTTTTATTACAAACGGTTCAGGAACAGGGAAAAAAAATAGAAGAATTACAAAAAGCATTGCAACACCTGAAAAAATCCAAATAA
- a CDS encoding DUF6624 domain-containing protein, with protein sequence MESEFEKELIHLAEHDLEVREKLSSEGKLAGGYHPEMERVHKANAKRLREIISKIGFPTRSRVGLKGSDAAWLIVQHSIGEPEFMKAYYKMMEESDDDINPKNKAYLYDRIQVFQGKPQKYGTQLIAGGIPYPVVNKENLNREREKVNLSPLSEKAINQIFDPEEIPEIDGKDQDYLIWRKKVGWV encoded by the coding sequence ATGGAATCCGAATTTGAAAAAGAATTAATACACCTTGCAGAGCATGATCTTGAAGTAAGGGAAAAACTATCTTCTGAAGGGAAGTTAGCAGGAGGATATCACCCGGAAATGGAGCGTGTTCATAAAGCCAATGCAAAAAGACTTCGGGAAATAATCAGCAAAATAGGATTTCCAACACGTTCAAGGGTTGGCTTAAAAGGAAGTGATGCCGCATGGCTTATCGTTCAGCATTCTATTGGTGAGCCTGAATTTATGAAGGCATATTATAAAATGATGGAGGAAAGCGATGATGACATTAATCCCAAAAATAAAGCCTATCTCTATGATCGGATCCAGGTTTTTCAAGGCAAGCCTCAAAAATATGGGACTCAGCTTATTGCTGGAGGAATTCCTTATCCGGTAGTAAATAAAGAAAACCTGAACAGAGAACGGGAGAAAGTGAATCTATCCCCATTATCAGAAAAAGCAATTAACCAGATTTTTGATCCAGAAGAGATTCCGGAAATTGATGGAAAGGATCAGGACTATTTGATCTGGAGAAAGAAAGTAGGTTGGGTGTAA
- a CDS encoding thioredoxin family protein, producing the protein MTERNHNVQEIDSLMLFQFYAEWCYPCKMMMPVVNTLKVKLEDWLNVQQVDVDEQQELAVKYGIRSVPTFVVLKNNVEVWRSSGVLSEMILEQKLNSLRQI; encoded by the coding sequence ATGACAGAGAGAAATCACAACGTACAGGAAATTGATTCACTGATGCTTTTCCAATTTTATGCTGAATGGTGTTATCCATGCAAAATGATGATGCCGGTAGTGAATACTTTAAAAGTGAAACTGGAAGACTGGCTGAATGTACAGCAGGTGGATGTGGATGAACAGCAGGAACTGGCCGTTAAATATGGAATAAGATCCGTTCCTACATTTGTAGTCTTAAAAAACAACGTAGAAGTATGGCGCAGTTCAGGAGTACTTTCGGAAATGATATTAGAACAAAAACTGAACAGTTTAAGACAAATCTAA
- a CDS encoding AAA family ATPase: MNNNTAQNFYIITGGPGAGKTTLLNRLHHIGFITVPEEGRRIIKEQEISNGKGLPWLDKKLFAELMFEASVKAYEKMRSISLSDPVFFDRGIVDTIGYLKLEKIAVPKEMEIAACKMNYNVNVFILPPWKEIYENDPERKQTLEVAEHTFECMNETYREYGYHVIEVPKVTVEQRISFILETVKNIS; encoded by the coding sequence ATGAATAATAATACAGCTCAAAATTTCTATATCATCACTGGTGGTCCGGGAGCAGGCAAAACTACATTACTGAACAGATTACATCACATCGGATTTATAACTGTTCCTGAAGAAGGGCGGAGAATTATTAAAGAACAGGAAATTTCTAATGGAAAAGGATTGCCCTGGCTGGATAAAAAACTTTTTGCTGAATTAATGTTTGAAGCCTCAGTAAAAGCATATGAGAAGATGAGGTCAATCTCTTTGAGTGATCCTGTTTTTTTCGATCGGGGAATAGTAGACACTATCGGTTATCTGAAGCTGGAAAAGATTGCTGTACCCAAAGAAATGGAAATTGCTGCCTGTAAAATGAATTATAACGTCAATGTTTTTATCCTTCCGCCCTGGAAAGAGATCTATGAAAACGATCCTGAAAGAAAGCAAACTCTAGAGGTGGCTGAACATACCTTTGAATGTATGAATGAGACCTACCGGGAATATGGCTATCATGTAATAGAAGTTCCCAAAGTAACGGTAGAACAAAGAATAAGCTTTATTCTTGAGACTGTTAAAAATATTTCATAA
- a CDS encoding ATP-binding cassette domain-containing protein, which produces MREILFSLNGVDFEGAHLLYDIIRQLKTANKVVVISSHIIETLFHTCDKIALLQNGSVEAIYHKEDFGQLSTLRF; this is translated from the coding sequence ATGAGAGAAATTCTTTTTAGTTTAAATGGGGTAGATTTTGAAGGTGCTCATCTTCTGTATGATATCATCAGACAATTAAAAACGGCGAATAAAGTCGTGGTGATAAGTTCCCATATCATAGAAACGCTTTTCCATACCTGTGATAAAATTGCTTTGCTGCAAAACGGAAGTGTTGAAGCTATATACCATAAAGAAGATTTTGGGCAGCTGAGTACACTAAGATTTTAA
- a CDS encoding DUF2938 domain-containing protein: MNVLVNAMLLGVGATLFMDGYALIIKKIWNIPSLDYRIVGRWIGHFKNGTFSHSTIIQATPIRGEKVLGWLAHYSIGIAFAYLLLLLWGKGWLVQPTVFPPICIGLATTLAPWFIMQPAFGFGIAASKLSNPTVARLRSLQAHLIYGIGLYLVGLFISTFFK; this comes from the coding sequence ATGAATGTGTTAGTTAATGCCATGTTACTTGGTGTGGGAGCAACCCTTTTTATGGATGGGTATGCTCTTATCATCAAAAAGATTTGGAATATTCCCTCTCTCGACTATCGTATTGTAGGGCGATGGATTGGACATTTTAAAAATGGAACCTTTAGCCATTCTACTATTATACAGGCCACTCCCATACGAGGAGAAAAAGTTCTGGGATGGCTGGCTCACTATTCCATCGGGATTGCGTTTGCCTATCTCTTACTTTTACTCTGGGGAAAAGGCTGGCTGGTGCAACCTACTGTTTTTCCACCTATATGTATTGGCCTTGCAACTACTTTAGCACCATGGTTTATAATGCAGCCTGCTTTTGGCTTTGGTATCGCAGCCTCTAAGTTATCTAACCCTACTGTTGCCAGACTACGAAGTCTGCAAGCACACCTTATTTATGGAATTGGTTTATATTTGGTGGGATTATTTATTTCAACCTTTTTCAAATAA